In Flavivirga abyssicola, the following are encoded in one genomic region:
- a CDS encoding RidA family protein, which yields MEETNNVTPRGAYPHTKRVGDFIFVSGTSSRRPDNTIAGVDIIDDMGTKRLNIEVQTREVLQNIEKNLAKEGASLKDIVDVTSFLVNMNDFAGYNKAYAEFFDTETGPTRTTVAVHQLPHPDLVVEIKVVAYKKLEN from the coding sequence ATGGAAGAAACAAACAACGTAACGCCAAGAGGTGCTTACCCACACACTAAACGTGTGGGCGACTTTATATTTGTATCTGGAACAAGCTCACGTAGACCTGATAATACTATTGCTGGAGTAGATATTATCGACGACATGGGAACAAAACGTTTAAACATCGAAGTACAGACTCGTGAGGTTTTACAAAATATAGAAAAAAATTTAGCTAAAGAAGGAGCTTCTTTAAAGGATATTGTTGATGTCACATCATTTTTAGTAAACATGAATGATTTTGCTGGTTACAATAAAGCTTATGCTGAATTCTTTGACACAGAAACCGGACCAACACGAACTACTGTTGCCGTGCACCAATTACCACATCCTGATTTGGTTGTGGAGATTAAAGTTGTGGCTTATAAAAAGCTGGAGAATTAG
- a CDS encoding aldehyde dehydrogenase: protein MNEIKNYINGQFLNPSSNDWIDNYCPADGKVYGQIPNSSKADVENAYIAAKAAFPSWSQTTLEERSKILIKISELLETNLLRFAKAESKDNGKPISLAKAVDIPRAASNFRFFGNAITQFASESHESVGHDAINYTLRQSIGVVGCISPWNLPLYLFTWKIAPAIAAGNCVVAKPSEVTPMTAYLLGEICSEAGLPNGVLNIVHGLGSTTGQAIIEHPDIKAISFTGGTATGAHIAKVAVPMFKKLSLELGGKNPNIIFADCDYSDMLETTVRSSFANQGQICLCGSRIFVEATIYEKFKTDFVDKVKQLRVGHPSKEDTNIGALVSKPHLEKVLKYIDLGKDEGGTVLFGGNKVTVAGYEDGYYIEPTIIEVTTDACRVNQEEIFGPVVTIMPFNTEDDVLQMANKVKYGLSATLWTNNLKRTMRMSNQLQVGIIWVNTWMLRDLRTPFGGVKASGIGREGGFEALRFFTEAKNVCIKY from the coding sequence ATGAACGAAATAAAAAACTACATAAACGGACAATTCCTCAATCCTTCATCAAACGATTGGATAGATAATTATTGCCCTGCAGATGGTAAAGTTTATGGACAAATACCAAACTCATCAAAAGCCGATGTAGAAAACGCATATATCGCTGCAAAAGCTGCATTTCCAAGCTGGTCACAAACCACGCTAGAAGAACGAAGTAAAATTTTAATTAAGATTTCAGAATTACTAGAAACTAATTTATTGCGCTTCGCAAAAGCTGAAAGCAAAGATAATGGCAAACCTATTAGCTTAGCAAAAGCTGTAGACATTCCAAGGGCTGCAAGTAACTTTCGTTTTTTTGGGAATGCCATTACACAATTTGCCAGCGAAAGCCACGAAAGTGTTGGTCATGATGCTATAAATTATACATTACGGCAATCTATTGGTGTAGTAGGGTGTATTTCACCTTGGAACCTCCCACTCTACCTCTTTACCTGGAAAATCGCTCCAGCTATTGCAGCAGGAAACTGCGTAGTTGCCAAACCAAGTGAAGTAACCCCAATGACGGCTTATTTATTAGGTGAAATATGTTCTGAAGCAGGCTTACCAAATGGTGTTTTAAACATTGTTCATGGTTTAGGCTCCACAACTGGGCAAGCTATTATAGAACATCCAGATATTAAGGCTATTTCGTTTACCGGAGGCACAGCAACTGGTGCTCATATTGCTAAAGTAGCTGTCCCCATGTTTAAAAAACTATCACTGGAACTTGGTGGCAAAAATCCGAATATCATTTTTGCAGATTGCGATTATAGCGATATGCTAGAAACTACAGTACGCTCATCTTTTGCCAATCAAGGTCAGATTTGTTTATGCGGAAGTCGTATTTTTGTAGAAGCCACTATTTACGAAAAATTTAAAACCGATTTTGTCGATAAAGTCAAACAGCTTAGAGTTGGACATCCTTCAAAAGAAGACACTAATATCGGTGCCCTAGTTTCTAAACCTCATTTAGAAAAAGTCCTGAAATATATTGATCTTGGTAAAGATGAAGGAGGAACCGTTCTTTTTGGTGGCAATAAAGTTACTGTTGCAGGTTACGAAGATGGTTATTACATAGAACCTACCATTATTGAAGTAACAACAGACGCATGCAGAGTTAATCAGGAAGAAATTTTTGGACCTGTTGTAACCATCATGCCTTTTAATACAGAAGATGACGTTTTACAGATGGCCAACAAAGTTAAATATGGCCTATCCGCAACCTTGTGGACAAATAACTTAAAACGCACCATGAGAATGAGCAATCAACTACAAGTTGGGATTATATGGGTAAACACGTGGATGCTGCGCGATTTACGAACACCCTTCGGAGGCGTTAAGGCATCAGGAATTGGTAGAGAAGGCGGTTTTGAAGCCTTGCGTTTTTTCACTGAAGCTAAAAATGTATGTATAAAATATTAA
- a CDS encoding GNAT family N-acetyltransferase has product MMALENDIYFSSETNDMDLDLIYTFIKNSYWGESRTIEEQKKAIENTISFGLFHNGNQIAYARVMTDKVFFAYLLDVFVIETYQGKGYSKLLMNKILNFPELKDVDKWMLATKDAHELYEKFGFNTVKSPEKLMEKLSQRAKIIYE; this is encoded by the coding sequence ATGATGGCTTTAGAAAACGATATTTATTTTTCGTCTGAAACCAATGATATGGATTTAGACCTCATCTATACGTTCATTAAAAATTCTTATTGGGGGGAATCAAGAACCATAGAAGAGCAGAAAAAGGCTATAGAAAACACAATCAGTTTTGGCTTATTTCATAATGGAAATCAAATCGCTTATGCCAGAGTTATGACCGATAAAGTATTTTTCGCTTACTTACTGGATGTTTTTGTTATAGAGACCTACCAAGGGAAAGGGTATTCAAAGTTATTAATGAATAAAATCTTAAACTTCCCTGAATTAAAAGACGTTGACAAATGGATGCTTGCAACAAAAGATGCTCATGAGCTTTATGAGAAATTTGGATTTAATACCGTGAAAAGTCCTGAAAAACTAATGGAAAAATTAAGCCAACGCGCTAAAATAATATACGAATAA
- a CDS encoding SDR family oxidoreductase, with translation MNLNLNNKNALVCGSTQGIGKATAIALAQEGVNVTLVARNRDKLKDVLNELPKPGNHNFIVADFSDPRDLQEKVINFIDKDHGFHILINNTGGPKSGNILTASLEEFENAFIQHLKCNHVLAQATIPFMKEEGFGRIINIISTSVKEPIPGLGVSNTTRGAVGNWSKTLSNEVAAFGITVNNVLPGFTETERLTEIIEIKAKNTDITVEEMTEIMKSHTPAKRFAKPEETANVVTFLASEAASYINGINIPVDGGRTKSL, from the coding sequence ATGAATTTAAATTTGAACAATAAAAATGCTTTGGTTTGTGGAAGCACACAAGGTATTGGTAAAGCAACAGCCATAGCATTAGCTCAAGAAGGTGTTAATGTAACTCTAGTAGCCAGAAACAGAGACAAACTCAAAGACGTATTAAATGAATTACCAAAACCCGGAAATCACAACTTTATAGTAGCCGATTTTTCAGACCCTAGAGATTTACAGGAAAAAGTAATCAATTTTATAGATAAAGACCATGGATTTCATATTCTTATTAATAACACTGGCGGCCCTAAAAGTGGTAATATTTTAACGGCTAGTTTAGAAGAATTTGAAAATGCTTTTATACAACATCTTAAATGCAATCATGTATTAGCTCAAGCTACTATCCCATTTATGAAAGAAGAAGGTTTTGGAAGGATTATAAATATTATTTCTACTTCGGTGAAAGAACCTATTCCTGGCCTTGGTGTTAGCAACACTACCAGAGGAGCAGTTGGTAATTGGAGTAAAACCTTATCTAATGAAGTCGCTGCATTCGGCATTACCGTGAATAATGTATTGCCGGGCTTTACAGAAACTGAACGTTTAACAGAGATCATTGAAATTAAAGCAAAAAACACGGATATTACGGTTGAAGAAATGACTGAAATCATGAAAAGTCACACCCCTGCTAAACGTTTTGCTAAACCAGAAGAAACTGCAAATGTCGTTACCTTTTTAGCAAGCGAAGCTGCCAGTTATATTAACGGAATTAATATCCCTGTTGATGGTGGTCGAACAAAAAGTTTGTAA
- a CDS encoding 3-hydroxyanthranilate 3,4-dioxygenase, which translates to MSKLVSPLNFKAWIEENRHLLKPPVGNKCVWKDGDFIVMVVGGPNNRKDYHYNETPEFFYQVEGDMVLKIIDGDTPKDVHIKEGDIYLLPPKVPHSPQRLANTVGLVIEYPRSKKMKDALEWYCENCNSLLYRKKFKLDNIETDMPKIFDKYYSSEKKCTCKKCGTKMEAPQKV; encoded by the coding sequence ATGAGTAAATTAGTTTCTCCTTTAAATTTTAAAGCTTGGATTGAAGAAAACAGGCATCTTTTAAAACCGCCTGTTGGAAATAAATGTGTTTGGAAGGATGGTGATTTTATCGTGATGGTTGTTGGCGGTCCCAACAACAGAAAAGATTATCATTATAACGAGACTCCTGAGTTTTTCTATCAGGTTGAAGGTGATATGGTTTTAAAAATCATAGATGGCGATACTCCAAAAGATGTCCATATTAAGGAAGGTGATATTTATTTACTCCCTCCAAAAGTACCGCATTCACCTCAGCGTTTAGCAAATACTGTAGGTTTGGTTATTGAGTATCCGCGGTCCAAAAAAATGAAAGACGCCTTAGAATGGTACTGTGAAAATTGTAATAGTCTATTGTATAGAAAGAAATTTAAGCTTGATAATATAGAAACTGATATGCCAAAGATTTTTGATAAATATTACTCAAGCGAGAAAAAATGCACTTGTAAAAAGTGTGGTACAAAAATGGAAGCTCCCCAAAAAGTTTAA
- a CDS encoding amidohydrolase family protein, whose amino-acid sequence MARKLRINGHSHLLPYPEEIPQFMKEKEIFWVDDERKYMLQKGWRRPVTDSSFFLHEKLEWMERNKLDHAVVLNLSQLYGNGLRLEEMKKALRFQNDFNAKVQHDHPEKFTCGFVVHPGFIHGALYEVERCVEQLDMKVLCLPTHFMDSIGQWRSVFDKENDAIFELADKYKLAIEIHPYDGDKMINLENSSWRFHLIWMLAQCGDAYHFYTLNGMQERFPNIRTCFAHGGQLAQMNLGRRIQGFDGRPDLFKGKHHPRKAVGHPNIYFDTLVHDTDSLKLMIDRQGSNQVIMGLDDPYPLGEMESDAQSSYPGKLLDLAIEKQIINKKQYEDIWEDNVLRWLFGDDDIAKQKLVNRILEN is encoded by the coding sequence ATGGCACGCAAACTCCGCATCAATGGGCATTCTCATTTACTTCCTTATCCTGAGGAGATTCCCCAATTCATGAAAGAAAAAGAAATTTTCTGGGTAGATGATGAACGTAAATACATGCTTCAAAAGGGCTGGAGAAGACCTGTAACAGATTCTAGTTTCTTCTTACATGAAAAATTAGAATGGATGGAACGTAATAAACTAGACCATGCTGTTGTTTTAAACTTATCTCAACTTTATGGTAACGGATTACGCTTGGAAGAAATGAAAAAAGCACTCCGTTTTCAAAACGACTTTAATGCTAAAGTACAGCATGACCATCCTGAAAAATTTACATGCGGTTTTGTAGTTCATCCAGGATTTATTCACGGGGCTTTATATGAAGTTGAACGCTGTGTTGAACAATTAGATATGAAAGTACTGTGTTTACCAACGCATTTTATGGATTCGATTGGACAATGGCGTTCAGTTTTTGACAAAGAAAATGATGCCATATTTGAATTGGCCGATAAGTATAAATTAGCTATTGAAATACATCCTTATGACGGAGATAAAATGATAAATCTAGAAAATTCATCATGGCGGTTTCATCTAATATGGATGCTAGCGCAATGTGGGGATGCTTATCATTTTTACACATTAAATGGGATGCAAGAACGTTTTCCTAATATAAGAACTTGCTTTGCTCATGGTGGTCAACTGGCACAAATGAATTTAGGAAGACGTATTCAGGGGTTTGATGGCAGACCAGATTTATTTAAAGGAAAACACCACCCTAGAAAAGCTGTTGGTCATCCTAATATTTATTTTGATACTTTGGTACATGATACCGATTCGTTAAAACTCATGATAGACCGTCAAGGTAGTAATCAAGTTATCATGGGCTTAGATGATCCCTACCCTTTGGGAGAAATGGAAAGTGATGCTCAATCTTCTTATCCTGGAAAATTATTAGATTTAGCTATTGAGAAACAGATCATTAACAAAAAACAATACGAAGATATCTGGGAAGATAATGTATTACGATGGTTATTTGGTGATGACGATATTGCGAAACAAAAATTGGTAAATAGAATTCTAGAAAATTAA
- a CDS encoding O-methyltransferase, which yields MHFIPEELDDYVVKHSENEPELLQQLGRETYQKILQPRMLSGHYQGRVLSMISKLVNPKNILEIGTYTGYSALCLAEGMQASGALHTIDINEELADFQRKYFDKSNYGHQIFQHIGNALEIIPTLDTTFDLVFIDADKENYPNYFNIVIDKLNSGGIILSDNVLWSGKILEDLKPDDSSTKALLEYNVLLKNDNRVETVVLPIRDGLTISRKVC from the coding sequence ATGCATTTTATACCTGAAGAATTAGACGATTATGTTGTTAAGCATTCTGAAAATGAACCGGAATTATTGCAACAACTAGGTAGAGAAACCTATCAAAAAATACTGCAACCGCGCATGCTTAGTGGACACTATCAAGGACGTGTATTAAGCATGATTTCTAAATTAGTGAACCCAAAAAACATTTTAGAAATAGGCACTTATACGGGTTATTCTGCATTATGTCTGGCTGAAGGTATGCAAGCTTCTGGAGCATTACACACTATAGATATCAATGAAGAATTAGCCGATTTTCAACGAAAGTATTTTGATAAATCAAATTATGGTCATCAAATTTTTCAACATATAGGAAATGCTTTAGAAATTATACCAACTCTGGATACAACTTTTGATTTGGTTTTTATCGATGCTGATAAAGAAAATTACCCCAATTACTTTAATATTGTCATTGACAAACTAAATTCTGGGGGTATTATTTTATCAGATAATGTACTTTGGAGTGGTAAAATACTTGAAGACTTAAAACCTGATGACTCCTCTACAAAAGCATTATTAGAATATAATGTACTTTTAAAAAACGATAATAGGGTTGAAACTGTTGTTTTGCCTATTAGAGATGGATTGACGATTAGTAGAAAGGTTTGCTAA
- a CDS encoding ATP-binding protein, which yields MKTSLLVCFLCAINLSFSQDDKHMIFYIDSLNSDALSFYDNNKIIPALSSINESKRLSSLINDIYGNALANFIQGQIYSSIEEYDAAESRFINSLNSSLEIDDNYLIAKSYLNLGKLYRRKKSFYEVNSYFQNALRYASLGNVKDHNNLDKQQNVLFDIQINLSQICLENDLTEKALIYLLRAEGNIYNYSADANDYAYLRYTQGLYFISKELFNSANKKFNEALTFLEVSDKENREYYNSLLLDVYEKIALSLNKQDLDEQAYIALQKYNDYVYVHTDKVMSERKSIVKSKLLIEDYKKDAQIANTERIQQVEITNKVKNLNIIISIALFLFIVSLIAVYKSYVSKRKLTNILKDRNEELEIARNEAVKTSELKSKFISNVTHELRTPLYGVVGITSLLLENNDLRESDAKLINSLKYSGDYLLNLINDILQVSKIESQKIELKNTSVNLKKLIKNIVDSFDFRLRETNNKINFLIDQRLPEYIKCDNVRLSQILINLIGNSIKFTENGRIDLRVKMISVNTNEVNIRFEIEDDGCGIPKHKFDTVFDNFSQLDENNNINYQGTGLGLSITKKLVELFDSKIELESEVGVGSVFSFNITFNIDEAEVEKSKLKSKNELELKSLNKTYKILIVEDNKINQVVTQNLLKKANYESVIVNNGLEALNIVKANKFDLILMDINMPIMNGKEATRYIREFDTQIPIIALTASDVDSIKKDCDDDGISFNDIIYKPFDTYEFYQIIETNIQLSKTCKLPDNDGQLKSLLAV from the coding sequence ATGAAAACAAGCCTACTTGTATGTTTTCTTTGTGCTATCAATCTGTCTTTCTCTCAAGACGATAAACACATGATTTTCTATATTGATAGTTTAAACTCTGATGCTTTAAGTTTCTACGATAATAATAAGATTATACCTGCTTTATCTTCAATCAATGAATCTAAAAGACTGTCATCGTTAATTAATGATATTTATGGTAATGCATTAGCTAATTTTATTCAAGGGCAAATTTATAGCTCTATAGAGGAATATGACGCAGCTGAGAGTAGATTTATTAATTCACTTAATTCTTCATTAGAAATTGATGATAATTATTTAATAGCAAAGTCATATTTAAACTTAGGCAAATTATATAGACGAAAAAAATCATTTTACGAGGTAAATTCTTATTTTCAGAATGCTTTACGATATGCTTCATTGGGTAACGTTAAGGACCATAACAATCTTGATAAGCAACAGAACGTTTTATTTGATATTCAAATTAATTTAAGTCAAATATGCTTAGAAAATGACTTAACTGAAAAAGCATTAATATATCTTTTAAGAGCGGAAGGTAATATATATAATTATAGTGCAGATGCTAATGATTATGCGTATTTAAGGTATACTCAAGGATTGTATTTTATTTCCAAAGAATTGTTTAACAGTGCAAATAAAAAATTTAATGAAGCATTAACATTTTTAGAAGTAAGCGATAAAGAAAATAGAGAATATTATAATTCGCTTTTACTTGATGTTTATGAAAAAATAGCCCTGTCTTTAAATAAACAAGATTTAGATGAACAAGCTTATATAGCACTTCAGAAGTATAATGATTATGTGTATGTTCATACAGATAAGGTGATGTCTGAACGAAAGTCAATTGTAAAATCAAAATTACTTATTGAAGATTATAAAAAGGATGCACAAATAGCAAATACAGAACGAATACAACAAGTTGAAATTACTAATAAGGTCAAAAACTTAAATATTATTATTTCAATAGCCTTATTCCTATTTATCGTATCGTTAATTGCGGTTTATAAAAGTTACGTTTCTAAAAGAAAGTTGACTAATATATTAAAAGACCGGAATGAGGAATTGGAAATTGCCAGAAACGAAGCTGTAAAAACATCAGAGTTAAAATCTAAATTTATATCAAATGTAACACATGAGCTAAGAACACCTCTTTATGGTGTTGTTGGTATAACGTCATTACTTCTTGAAAACAACGATTTAAGAGAAAGTGATGCCAAACTTATAAATTCACTAAAATACTCAGGAGACTATCTGTTAAATCTTATAAATGATATTTTACAAGTAAGTAAAATTGAATCACAAAAAATAGAATTAAAAAATACTTCAGTTAATTTAAAAAAATTAATAAAGAATATTGTTGATTCTTTTGATTTCAGATTAAGAGAAACAAATAATAAAATTAATTTTTTAATAGATCAACGGCTACCAGAGTACATAAAATGTGATAATGTAAGATTATCTCAAATTTTAATTAATTTAATTGGAAACAGCATAAAATTTACCGAGAACGGACGTATTGATTTAAGGGTGAAAATGATAAGTGTAAATACTAATGAAGTTAATATTCGTTTTGAAATAGAGGATGATGGTTGTGGTATTCCGAAGCATAAATTTGATACTGTTTTTGATAATTTCTCTCAATTGGATGAAAATAATAATATTAACTATCAAGGAACAGGTTTAGGGCTTTCCATTACCAAAAAACTAGTTGAGTTGTTTGATAGTAAAATTGAACTAGAAAGTGAAGTAGGAGTTGGTAGCGTGTTTAGTTTTAATATAACTTTTAATATAGACGAAGCCGAAGTAGAAAAAAGTAAACTAAAATCTAAAAATGAATTAGAATTAAAATCCTTAAATAAAACGTATAAGATTTTAATAGTAGAAGATAATAAGATCAATCAAGTAGTTACACAAAACTTATTGAAAAAGGCTAATTACGAATCTGTTATTGTTAATAATGGTTTAGAGGCTTTAAACATCGTTAAGGCCAATAAGTTTGATCTTATTTTAATGGATATTAATATGCCTATAATGAACGGTAAAGAAGCCACTCGTTACATCAGGGAATTTGATACTCAAATCCCTATTATAGCGCTAACGGCATCTGATGTTGATAGTATAAAAAAGGATTGTGATGATGATGGTATTAGTTTTAACGATATTATTTATAAACCGTTTGATACGTATGAGTTTTACCAAATCATTGAAACAAACATTCAACTTAGCAAAACATGCAAATTACCTGATAATGATGGTCAGCTAAAGTCTTTATTAGCTGTATAA
- a CDS encoding Sec-independent protein translocase subunit TatA/TatB, with the protein MIQQATFLFISGAEIAFILFIVIMVFGADKLPEIARGLGKGMRTLKDATNDIKHEITKTAEKNGLDTSITDDVKKELNKVKDDLDDFTGSVKRKF; encoded by the coding sequence GTGATACAACAAGCTACATTTTTATTTATCAGTGGTGCAGAAATAGCATTTATCCTATTTATTGTTATCATGGTCTTTGGTGCAGATAAATTACCGGAAATTGCCCGTGGATTAGGAAAAGGAATGCGTACTCTCAAAGATGCTACTAATGATATTAAGCATGAGATTACTAAAACTGCGGAAAAGAATGGTCTTGACACAAGTATTACAGACGATGTTAAGAAAGAACTTAACAAAGTTAAAGATGATTTAGATGATTTTACAGGCTCAGTAAAACGTAAATTTTAA
- a CDS encoding M1 family metallopeptidase produces MKKLKYYFLSVVFISTSIFAQNQEKVKPQGHTDQNKFRQMKDVLPTPSNTRTASGAPGHEYTQQKVDYIMDIRLDESKNQIFGNEKITYHNNSKDYLEYLWIQLDQNMRAKDSKTPDVKSDNFNGAFNGPVSFAKANLKKRFDGGFNIEEVKNSDGSDLSFMINRTMMRINLPKALAPGDTFKFQIKWWYNVNNHIIEGGRSGYEAFPDGNNTYVIAQFYPRLCVYDNVEGWQNMQFWGRSEFALEFGDFDVKLTVPADHKLEATGVLQNEKDVLTKQQLKRFEQAKKSFKDPVFIVTQEEAEKAEKVRSTKTKTWHFRAKNVRDFAFATSRKFLWDAMAVDINGRSVMAISLYSKEGNPLWEEHSTRVVANTLEEYSKLTFDYPYNKAVSVHAQMGMEYPMICFNYGRPNPDGTYSERLKRGMIGVITHEVGHNFFPMIVNSDERQWTWMDEGLNSFVETLAELDYDPNFFTGNLPKDMVTYMGGDQSYISPIMSQGDYVHQFGPNAYAKPAAGLYMLRHTIMGPELFDYAFRTYSKRWMFKHPTPADFFRTMEDASAMDLDWFWRGWFYTTDYTDIGVKQVKSYYLTDKPTDKAKEAAKLNNLNLDDYKGKLVYYAEAEEGKVPENAKNVSDFTAINDYLNSLSDEEKKAQMTDAEAPKYFYEVTFEKPGGLVMPIILELTYADGTKERKTYPAQIWRYNEHEVKKVLRTQKAITNIVVDPDLETADVDLSNNSWPKKVEQSDFDQFKDKVKG; encoded by the coding sequence ATGAAAAAACTTAAGTATTATTTCCTTTCAGTGGTTTTTATTTCTACTAGCATTTTTGCACAAAATCAAGAAAAAGTAAAACCTCAAGGTCATACAGATCAGAATAAATTTAGGCAAATGAAAGATGTGTTGCCTACACCAAGTAATACTAGAACAGCTTCTGGTGCACCTGGTCACGAATATACACAACAGAAAGTAGATTATATAATGGATATTCGTTTAGATGAATCTAAAAATCAGATTTTTGGGAACGAAAAAATAACCTATCATAACAATTCCAAAGACTATTTAGAGTATTTATGGATACAGCTTGACCAAAATATGAGAGCTAAAGATTCCAAAACTCCAGATGTAAAATCAGATAACTTTAATGGTGCTTTTAATGGGCCTGTTAGTTTTGCTAAAGCAAATTTAAAAAAACGTTTTGATGGAGGTTTTAATATTGAGGAAGTAAAAAACTCAGATGGTTCAGATTTATCTTTTATGATAAACCGAACAATGATGCGAATTAATTTACCAAAAGCATTAGCGCCTGGAGATACATTTAAGTTTCAAATAAAATGGTGGTATAATGTAAATAACCACATTATAGAAGGTGGACGATCTGGATATGAAGCATTCCCTGATGGAAATAATACCTATGTAATTGCTCAATTCTATCCAAGACTTTGCGTTTATGATAATGTTGAAGGTTGGCAAAATATGCAGTTCTGGGGACGCAGTGAGTTTGCTTTAGAGTTTGGAGATTTCGATGTTAAATTAACAGTTCCAGCTGATCATAAATTAGAGGCGACAGGAGTATTGCAGAATGAAAAGGATGTTTTGACAAAACAGCAGCTAAAGCGTTTTGAACAGGCTAAAAAATCATTTAAAGATCCTGTTTTTATTGTTACGCAAGAAGAGGCCGAAAAGGCTGAAAAAGTAAGAAGTACAAAAACTAAGACATGGCACTTTAGAGCAAAGAACGTAAGAGATTTTGCTTTTGCAACGTCGAGAAAGTTTTTATGGGATGCTATGGCTGTAGATATAAATGGAAGATCTGTAATGGCCATTTCATTATATTCTAAAGAAGGAAACCCACTTTGGGAAGAACACTCAACAAGAGTTGTTGCCAACACATTAGAAGAATATTCTAAGCTAACTTTTGATTACCCATATAATAAAGCCGTTTCTGTACATGCACAAATGGGAATGGAGTACCCCATGATTTGTTTTAACTATGGGAGACCAAACCCTGATGGAACTTATTCAGAAAGACTTAAAAGAGGTATGATAGGTGTAATTACTCATGAAGTTGGTCATAATTTTTTTCCAATGATCGTGAATAGTGATGAGCGACAATGGACATGGATGGATGAAGGTTTAAACTCGTTTGTAGAAACATTAGCAGAATTAGATTATGATCCTAACTTTTTTACAGGCAACCTACCTAAGGATATGGTGACGTATATGGGAGGAGATCAAAGTTATATTTCCCCTATTATGTCTCAAGGAGATTATGTGCATCAATTTGGGCCTAATGCTTATGCTAAACCTGCAGCTGGGTTATATATGCTAAGACATACCATTATGGGGCCAGAGCTATTTGATTATGCTTTTAGAACCTATTCTAAAAGATGGATGTTTAAACACCCAACGCCTGCAGATTTCTTTAGAACCATGGAAGACGCATCTGCAATGGATTTAGATTGGTTTTGGAGAGGATGGTTCTATACTACAGATTATACAGACATAGGTGTTAAGCAAGTTAAGAGTTATTATTTAACAGATAAGCCAACTGATAAAGCCAAAGAAGCCGCCAAACTGAATAATTTAAATCTTGATGATTATAAAGGTAAGTTAGTTTATTATGCAGAAGCGGAAGAAGGAAAGGTTCCCGAAAATGCTAAGAATGTTTCAGATTTTACTGCTATAAATGATTATTTGAATAGTTTAAGTGATGAAGAAAAGAAAGCACAGATGACTGATGCAGAAGCTCCAAAATATTTTTACGAAGTTACTTTTGAAAAACCTGGAGGATTGGTAATGCCAATAATTTTAGAATTAACCTATGCCGACGGTACTAAAGAGAGAAAAACATATCCAGCGCAGATATGGAGGTATAATGAACATGAAGTAAAGAAGGTTCTTAGAACTCAAAAGGCTATAACGAATATAGTGGTAGATCCCGATTTAGAAACTGCCGATGTAGATCTTTCAAATAATTCATGGCCTAAAAAAGTAGAACAAAGTGATTTTGACCAATTTAAAGACAAGGTTAAAGGATAA
- a CDS encoding DUF6702 family protein: MKFIKPFLFFLIIPLFAFASLHKYYVSVTQIDFIKEKQSVQIITRVFIDDYESLLRNRYDKSITLAIKDEPKTIDIYIEKYLNESIKIKINNKEANLIFIGKEYDQDIIRCYLEIEGVTHIESFEISNKTLFDLFEDQQNIIKTKINSKQKSFILTPKKDNALLKFN; this comes from the coding sequence ATGAAGTTTATTAAGCCTTTCTTGTTTTTTTTAATCATACCGCTATTTGCATTTGCTAGCTTACACAAATATTATGTAAGTGTGACTCAAATTGATTTCATTAAAGAGAAACAATCTGTACAAATAATTACCAGGGTTTTTATTGACGATTATGAAAGCCTGTTACGTAATCGTTATGACAAGTCTATTACTTTAGCAATTAAGGACGAACCAAAAACTATCGATATTTATATAGAAAAATACCTAAATGAAAGCATAAAAATTAAGATTAATAATAAAGAAGCCAATCTTATTTTTATAGGTAAAGAATACGACCAGGATATTATACGTTGCTATTTAGAAATAGAAGGTGTTACACATATTGAGTCTTTTGAAATTAGTAACAAAACATTATTCGATTTATTTGAAGATCAGCAGAACATTATAAAAACAAAAATAAACTCCAAACAAAAAAGTTTTATACTTACTCCTAAAAAGGATAATGCACTGTTAAAGTTTAATTAA